A genomic segment from uncultured Alistipes sp. encodes:
- a CDS encoding acetate kinase, with protein sequence MVILVLNCGSSSIKYQVIDMTAASGKLLAKGLVERIGLPEGDLTHKPVGKTPFEVHQPIPDHTTGIKLVLDALTDPSHGVIASLDEVKAVGHRVAHGGEYFPASCLVTEEVKEKIRSLCQIAPLHNPASLEGINAVEKVLPGTPQVTVFDTSFHQTIPAVNYMYALPYEYYEKYRVRKYGFHGTSHKYVARVGAELAGLDFEHSKIITCHIGNGGSVTAVLNGKSFDTSMGFSPLDGLVMGTRCGQVDASAITFIGEKEGMSYAELETMMNKKSGVMGLTGISSDMRDIDHAYEEGNPRAILARDMYYRRIKKFVGEYAAEMGGVDLIVFTGGVGENSSEMRESVCTGLEFMGVKFDTEANKGARGVNKLLSAADSKVKVAVIATDEELMIATDTYNLVK encoded by the coding sequence ATGGTAATTCTCGTATTGAACTGCGGCTCTTCATCGATCAAATATCAGGTGATCGACATGACGGCCGCTTCGGGCAAACTGCTCGCCAAGGGACTCGTGGAACGCATCGGGCTTCCGGAGGGCGACCTGACCCACAAACCCGTGGGCAAGACACCGTTCGAAGTGCACCAGCCGATTCCCGACCACACGACGGGTATCAAGCTGGTACTCGACGCACTGACCGATCCGTCACACGGCGTGATCGCCTCGCTCGACGAGGTGAAGGCCGTGGGACACCGCGTGGCACACGGCGGCGAATACTTCCCGGCAAGCTGCCTGGTGACGGAGGAGGTGAAGGAGAAGATCCGTTCGCTGTGCCAGATTGCCCCGCTGCACAACCCGGCCAGCCTGGAAGGGATCAACGCCGTGGAGAAAGTGCTCCCCGGGACGCCGCAGGTGACGGTCTTCGACACGTCGTTCCACCAGACGATCCCCGCGGTAAACTACATGTACGCCCTGCCCTACGAATACTATGAAAAATACCGCGTGCGGAAGTACGGCTTCCACGGCACGAGCCACAAGTACGTGGCACGAGTGGGTGCCGAGCTGGCCGGGCTGGACTTCGAGCACTCGAAGATCATCACCTGCCACATCGGCAACGGAGGTTCGGTGACGGCCGTGCTGAACGGCAAGTCGTTCGACACGTCGATGGGCTTCTCGCCGCTCGACGGTCTGGTGATGGGCACGCGCTGCGGGCAGGTGGATGCCAGCGCCATCACCTTCATCGGCGAGAAGGAGGGCATGAGCTATGCCGAACTGGAGACGATGATGAACAAGAAGTCGGGCGTCATGGGTCTGACGGGCATTTCGAGCGACATGCGCGACATCGACCACGCCTACGAGGAGGGCAACCCGCGTGCGATCCTGGCACGCGACATGTACTACCGCCGGATCAAGAAGTTCGTGGGCGAATACGCCGCGGAGATGGGCGGCGTGGACCTGATCGTCTTCACGGGCGGTGTGGGCGAGAATTCGAGCGAGATGCGCGAATCGGTCTGCACGGGCCTGGAGTTCATGGGCGTGAAGTTCGACACCGAGGCCAACAAGGGGGCCCGGGGCGTGAACAAACTGCTTTCGGCTGCGGATTCGAAGGTGAAGGTGGCCGTGATCGCCACCGACGAGGAGCTGATGATCGCCACGGACACCTACAATCTGGTCAAATAG
- a CDS encoding phosphate acyltransferase produces MIQHLTEIVEEARKRGKKRLAVAYGQDSHTLEAVYNAYKEGLVEPTLYGDKKVIEQVCAENNLDLKAFNIVDEPNDVKCVQQAVAAVVAGNADVLMKGLVSTDKYMRGILNKDAGLFPPKGVLSHVSIVEMPCYHKLLIISDVAVIPLPDFKQKMKQIGYLAQTANLLGITTPKIACIAPSEQVLPNVISSTDGALLAKMGDRGQLGNVIVDGPLSLDVALYKEVAEHKKVKGSSVAGDPDCLLFPNLESANVFFKSTTHLCGGELAAMVMGTNVPCVLTSRGDTSRTKLFSIALACLAVRK; encoded by the coding sequence ATGATTCAGCATCTTACCGAGATCGTCGAAGAGGCGAGAAAACGGGGTAAAAAACGTCTTGCCGTAGCCTACGGCCAGGATTCGCACACACTGGAGGCGGTTTACAACGCCTACAAGGAGGGGCTTGTGGAGCCGACGCTCTACGGCGACAAGAAGGTGATCGAACAGGTCTGCGCGGAGAACAATCTCGACCTCAAGGCCTTCAACATCGTGGACGAGCCGAATGACGTGAAGTGCGTGCAGCAGGCCGTGGCAGCCGTCGTAGCGGGGAACGCCGACGTGCTCATGAAGGGTCTGGTCTCGACGGACAAGTACATGCGCGGGATCCTGAACAAGGATGCGGGTCTCTTCCCGCCGAAGGGCGTGTTGAGTCACGTCTCGATCGTGGAGATGCCGTGCTACCACAAACTGCTGATCATCTCGGACGTGGCGGTGATTCCGCTGCCGGACTTCAAGCAGAAGATGAAACAGATCGGCTATCTGGCGCAGACGGCCAACCTGCTGGGCATCACGACGCCGAAGATCGCCTGCATCGCCCCGTCGGAACAGGTTCTTCCGAACGTGATCTCCTCGACGGACGGAGCCCTTCTGGCGAAGATGGGCGACCGCGGACAGCTGGGCAACGTGATCGTCGACGGACCGCTGTCGCTGGACGTGGCGCTCTACAAGGAGGTTGCCGAACACAAGAAGGTGAAGGGTTCGTCGGTGGCCGGCGACCCGGACTGCCTGCTCTTCCCGAACCTGGAATCGGCCAACGTCTTCTTCAAGAGCACGACGCACCTGTGCGGCGGAGAGCTGGCCGCCATGGTGATGGGCACGAACGTACCGTGCGTGCTGACGTCGCGCGGCGATACGAGCCGCACGAAGCTCTTCTCGATCGCCCTGGCCTGTCTGGCCGTAAGAAAATAA
- the buk gene encoding butyrate kinase — MGYKILAINPGSTSTKVALYDEERPLLDLTLRHSTEELQRFTDVIDQLDWRRGLILSALRDAEFPLRDLSAVIGRGGLIRPIPAGVYEVNSRMRYDLRHAVMKHACNLGGLLAAQIAHMAKVKAYIADPPVVDEMDDRARITGMPMCPRKSVFHALNQKAIARLHCAKTGRIYEETNLIVAHMGGGISVAAHRRGRIVDVNNALDGDGPFAPDRAGSIPSSELIKVCFSGQYTKEELLKFVSSKGGLVAYLGTNSVIQVMERIAQGDQRARKVLDAMCYNISKQVGAMAAVLEGRVDGILLTGGIAYNEPVVDYIRRHCGFIAPVTVYAGENELESLVQNALVVLRGVITPKVYQ, encoded by the coding sequence ATGGGCTACAAGATTTTAGCGATAAATCCCGGCTCAACATCCACGAAGGTCGCCCTCTATGACGAGGAGCGGCCTTTGTTGGATCTGACCCTGCGGCACTCCACGGAGGAGCTGCAACGCTTCACCGACGTGATCGACCAGCTGGACTGGCGTCGGGGTTTGATTCTTTCGGCGCTCCGGGATGCGGAATTTCCGTTGCGGGATCTTTCGGCCGTCATCGGCCGCGGCGGATTGATCCGCCCGATTCCGGCCGGTGTCTACGAAGTGAATTCACGGATGCGCTACGACCTGCGCCACGCGGTGATGAAGCACGCCTGCAACCTGGGCGGACTGCTTGCGGCGCAGATTGCGCACATGGCCAAGGTGAAGGCCTATATCGCCGATCCTCCGGTCGTGGACGAGATGGACGACCGGGCGCGGATCACGGGAATGCCGATGTGCCCGCGGAAATCGGTCTTCCACGCCCTGAACCAGAAGGCGATTGCGCGTCTGCACTGCGCGAAGACGGGGCGAATCTACGAGGAGACGAACCTGATCGTGGCCCACATGGGCGGAGGCATCTCGGTGGCGGCCCACCGCCGGGGCCGGATCGTGGACGTGAACAACGCCCTGGACGGCGACGGGCCCTTCGCTCCGGACCGGGCGGGGAGCATTCCGTCGAGCGAGCTGATCAAGGTCTGCTTTTCGGGGCAGTACACGAAGGAGGAGCTGCTGAAGTTCGTTTCGAGCAAGGGCGGGCTGGTCGCCTACCTGGGGACGAACTCCGTGATTCAGGTGATGGAGCGCATTGCGCAGGGAGACCAGCGGGCCCGGAAGGTGCTGGATGCGATGTGCTACAACATTTCGAAACAGGTCGGCGCGATGGCTGCGGTGCTCGAAGGCCGGGTGGACGGGATTCTGCTGACGGGCGGCATCGCCTACAACGAACCGGTGGTGGATTACATCCGGCGCCATTGCGGGTTCATCGCTCCGGTCACGGTCTACGCGGGAGAGAACGAGCTCGAATCGCTGGTCCAGAATGCGCTGGTGGTGCTCCGGGGCGTCATCACGCCGAAGGTCTACCAATAG
- a CDS encoding lipopolysaccharide biosynthesis protein, with protein MAGELKEKVAQGVAWSMAEKIGSMLLTLAVRLVILRLLTRDILGFMSIPSAVVTVLLVIVDGGFSQSLIRHRNPREYDYKSVFLFNIAMAALLYVAVLALSPLAARWYDMPEIARIAPVFFLLLPLNALCSVQNSIFVRQFRFALLSKVTFLSALVGGVAAIVLALTGWGIWALVAERLLAAVVRTLLLWWLSDWRPRGAFGWRPIRKMAPFSFSLMATDLISNFYNKIPQFFLGKLYDPATLGSFDQAVKIKDMPATTGMQAVQSVTFPALAKIGDDAPKFAESYRQIVLVIAYVMFPIMLGLSAVAYDMFAVFLGVEWMPTVPYFEVLCLSGIFYPIGLVSYNVLKVKSKGPLIVRLEILKKILMTLIFAVTIPHSVMAVVWGMVLIAACEMAVNFWATRRFTTFTTRRFLKTLLPVTLVSLAMYAAVRLTAVALPGNALLRLTAEVLVGILSYAGLSKLFRLEAFREVVTILKQQIARK; from the coding sequence TTGGCCGGAGAACTCAAAGAAAAAGTCGCGCAGGGCGTGGCCTGGAGCATGGCCGAGAAGATCGGTTCCATGCTCCTCACCCTGGCCGTGCGGCTCGTGATCCTGCGCCTGCTGACCCGCGATATCCTCGGCTTCATGTCGATCCCCTCGGCCGTGGTGACCGTTCTGCTCGTCATCGTCGACGGAGGCTTCTCCCAAAGTCTCATCCGCCACCGGAACCCCCGGGAGTACGACTACAAGTCGGTTTTCCTCTTCAATATCGCCATGGCGGCCCTGCTCTACGTCGCGGTGCTCGCCCTGTCGCCCCTCGCGGCCCGCTGGTACGACATGCCCGAAATCGCTCGCATCGCACCCGTCTTCTTCCTCCTCCTGCCCCTCAATGCCCTTTGCTCGGTCCAGAACTCCATCTTCGTCCGGCAGTTCCGCTTCGCACTCCTCTCCAAGGTGACCTTCCTTTCGGCACTCGTCGGAGGTGTGGCGGCCATCGTCCTGGCATTGACCGGCTGGGGAATCTGGGCCCTTGTCGCCGAACGGCTCCTCGCCGCTGTCGTGCGCACCCTCCTGCTGTGGTGGCTCAGCGACTGGAGACCCCGCGGCGCCTTCGGGTGGAGGCCCATCCGGAAAATGGCGCCTTTCAGCTTCAGCCTCATGGCCACCGACCTGATCTCCAACTTCTACAACAAGATCCCGCAGTTCTTCCTCGGAAAACTCTACGATCCCGCAACCCTCGGATCCTTCGACCAGGCGGTGAAAATCAAGGACATGCCCGCAACAACCGGAATGCAGGCCGTACAGAGCGTCACCTTCCCCGCACTGGCGAAGATCGGAGACGACGCCCCGAAATTCGCCGAAAGCTACCGGCAGATCGTGCTGGTCATCGCCTACGTGATGTTCCCCATCATGCTCGGACTCTCCGCCGTGGCATACGACATGTTTGCCGTATTTCTCGGCGTCGAGTGGATGCCGACCGTTCCCTATTTCGAGGTCCTCTGTCTCTCCGGAATCTTCTATCCCATCGGGCTCGTCTCCTACAACGTCCTGAAGGTCAAAAGCAAGGGACCCCTGATCGTCCGGCTCGAAATCCTCAAGAAGATACTGATGACCCTTATCTTCGCCGTGACCATCCCGCACAGCGTCATGGCCGTGGTCTGGGGCATGGTCCTGATTGCCGCCTGCGAAATGGCGGTCAACTTCTGGGCGACACGCCGCTTTACGACCTTCACGACCCGCCGCTTCCTGAAAACCCTGCTGCCCGTGACGCTCGTCTCCCTGGCCATGTATGCCGCCGTGCGCCTGACCGCCGTGGCGCTGCCCGGAAATGCGCTCCTCAGACTTACGGCCGAGGTTCTCGTCGGTATTCTCTCTTACGCCGGGCTTTCGAAACTATTCCGGCTGGAGGCCTTCCGGGAGGTCGTCACCATCCTTAAACAACAGATCGCCCGCAAATAG